One Pirellulales bacterium genomic region harbors:
- a CDS encoding transporter, protein MIRLARFLILATVCAASATPFAASAQDILARPTEFNPPGMEMETDRDSFTPATSSVGRGRLMVESSYSFIANRSVPDANSVPELLIRTGITDRFEIRLGWNYESGGPTGAVAGSDLGDEDFGSEKESKVLYGIKYETTQQSGWIPESSVIIEGYTPTSGPSSFSRLVMAEVFGWTFPNRWQLNTSLRYGLNNNLTDDFNQWAPSTVLKIPLNDRWAVHAEYFGIVTSNRDSSISQQYISFGGHVLLTPNFELGGRFGFGLNEQTASFFNNIGFGCRF, encoded by the coding sequence GTGATACGGCTCGCCCGATTCCTGATTCTGGCCACGGTTTGCGCAGCTAGCGCAACCCCGTTCGCTGCCAGTGCGCAGGACATCCTGGCGCGCCCCACCGAATTCAATCCACCCGGCATGGAGATGGAGACCGACCGCGATTCTTTCACCCCCGCCACCAGTAGCGTCGGGCGCGGGCGGCTGATGGTCGAATCGTCGTACTCATTCATCGCCAATCGCTCGGTGCCAGACGCCAACAGCGTGCCCGAGTTGCTGATCCGCACCGGAATTACGGATCGCTTCGAGATCCGGCTTGGCTGGAACTACGAATCTGGCGGGCCGACAGGGGCCGTCGCCGGCAGCGACCTAGGGGATGAAGATTTCGGAAGCGAAAAAGAATCGAAAGTTCTCTACGGAATCAAGTACGAAACGACGCAGCAGTCGGGCTGGATCCCCGAAAGCTCAGTGATCATCGAGGGATATACGCCGACGTCGGGACCGTCGAGCTTTTCACGTCTGGTAATGGCCGAAGTCTTTGGCTGGACGTTTCCCAACCGTTGGCAATTGAACACGTCGCTGCGCTACGGCCTGAATAACAACCTGACCGACGACTTCAACCAGTGGGCACCGTCGACGGTTCTGAAAATCCCCCTGAACGACCGTTGGGCCGTGCATGCCGAGTACTTCGGCATCGTCACTTCGAACCGCGATTCATCGATCAGTCAGCAATACATCAGTTTTGGCGGACATGTGCTACTGACGCCGAACTTCGAGCTGGGTGGTCGCTTTGGATTCGGCTTGAACGAACAGACCGCGAGCTTCTTCAACAATATCGGGTTCGGCTGCCGCTTTTAA
- a CDS encoding outer membrane beta-barrel protein: MPSFMRRMPAIFVAGFCSFILAGAATASQDFAGEIPPEPAAVADVIEDGVIMPPNEDDNAWQDGAVESEPIGVGTFSGAGEALEYDGCTIGDGCATPRCPKRCQCAKCQIKAGGDPYNRLIPQSGPIRVRGWVDGGILGNTSNPDSHFNGPYNATEVDNGQLNQLYLIADRPMAADGSWTYGGRFDLLYGGDYNLAQSTGLEVSPNGTPRWNSNEFDGLALPQAYAEIGTKNTSIKGGHFYTVVGYEGVQSPTNFFYSHAYSYMFAGPFTNWGGMLNAVRGNWQLQAGIVNGWNNLVQQQNHGNFLGNLRYSGKAWWSSLAVITGDEFSNPGNLPNVTNAYTNRTRYSFIVDLQPTSRLEYVFHQWLGSQAQGAPGGGTALWYGIDQYLYYKLADKWRIGTRIEWFRDQSGTRVGLTEQSNPNKVPLPGNFASWTWGVNWTPMNNVMLRPEIRWDSYRGPAKPFDDGLRTYQFLVGMDAILQF; this comes from the coding sequence ATGCCCTCGTTCATGCGCCGTATGCCTGCGATATTCGTCGCGGGTTTTTGCAGTTTCATTCTCGCCGGTGCTGCGACTGCCAGCCAAGACTTCGCAGGTGAAATTCCGCCCGAACCGGCAGCAGTCGCCGACGTGATCGAAGACGGCGTTATCATGCCGCCGAACGAGGACGACAACGCTTGGCAGGACGGCGCGGTCGAATCCGAACCCATCGGCGTTGGCACGTTTTCTGGCGCCGGTGAAGCACTCGAATATGACGGCTGCACGATCGGGGACGGCTGTGCAACTCCCCGATGCCCCAAACGGTGCCAATGTGCGAAGTGCCAAATCAAGGCAGGGGGCGATCCCTATAACCGTTTGATCCCTCAATCGGGACCGATCCGCGTGCGCGGCTGGGTCGACGGTGGTATTCTCGGAAACACCTCGAATCCCGACAGCCATTTCAATGGCCCCTATAACGCTACCGAAGTCGATAATGGCCAGCTCAATCAGCTCTACTTGATTGCGGACCGGCCGATGGCCGCCGACGGCTCGTGGACTTACGGCGGTCGCTTTGACCTGCTCTACGGCGGCGATTACAACCTGGCCCAATCAACCGGCTTGGAAGTCAGTCCCAACGGCACGCCACGATGGAACTCAAACGAGTTCGACGGACTGGCCCTGCCGCAGGCTTACGCCGAGATCGGCACGAAGAACACCTCGATCAAAGGTGGCCACTTCTACACGGTCGTTGGCTACGAAGGTGTGCAGTCACCGACCAACTTCTTTTACTCGCACGCTTACAGCTACATGTTCGCCGGCCCCTTTACAAACTGGGGCGGCATGTTGAACGCTGTTCGCGGCAATTGGCAGTTGCAGGCCGGCATCGTCAACGGCTGGAACAACCTCGTCCAGCAGCAGAATCACGGCAACTTCCTCGGCAATCTTCGCTACTCGGGCAAGGCGTGGTGGAGCTCGCTGGCTGTCATCACCGGAGATGAATTCAGCAATCCCGGCAATTTGCCCAACGTCACGAACGCCTATACGAACCGTACACGTTACAGCTTCATTGTTGATCTACAGCCGACGAGCCGACTGGAATACGTCTTTCATCAATGGCTCGGCAGCCAGGCCCAGGGCGCCCCGGGGGGCGGCACCGCTCTGTGGTACGGCATCGACCAATACCTCTATTACAAGCTGGCCGACAAATGGCGGATAGGGACCCGCATCGAATGGTTCCGCGATCAGAGCGGCACCCGCGTCGGCCTGACCGAGCAGTCGAACCCCAACAAGGTTCCGCTACCCGGCAATTTCGCTTCGTGGACTTGGGGTGTGAACTGGACCCCCATGAACAACGTCATGCTGCGTCCCGAAATTCGCTGGGATAGCTATCGCGGTCCGGCTAAGCCCTTCGACGATGGGCTACGCACCTATCAGTTCCTGGTCGGCATGGACGCGATCCTGCAGTTCTAG
- a CDS encoding alpha/beta hydrolase, producing the protein MKKFFLLSTVCSCLCLLAASHADAAGYAYERQQDVIYGRKFGMALTMDVFTPKESNGAAVVLVMSGGWVSSKDQIQPIFVFDLMKRGYTVFAVVHGSQPKFTIPECVADLHRAVRYIRTKADDFQIDPNRIGISGASAGGHLSLMMGCAGETGNPKAKDPVDRASSRVQAVACFFPPTDFLNYGKLGEKVLGIEPNHQFKAPFDFHEQEAGTKLFKPVDMETRERIVKEISPIYYVTKDDPPVLIIHGDADELVPLQQSELMVAKLKETGVPVELVVKKGGGHGWPTILADFVTLGEWFDKYLKAPVAAEAQAAK; encoded by the coding sequence ATGAAGAAATTCTTCCTGCTCTCGACCGTTTGCTCGTGCCTGTGCCTGCTCGCGGCGTCCCATGCAGATGCCGCGGGTTATGCCTACGAGCGGCAGCAAGACGTCATCTATGGGCGCAAGTTCGGCATGGCTCTCACGATGGACGTGTTCACGCCAAAAGAGTCGAACGGTGCGGCAGTGGTACTGGTGATGAGCGGCGGCTGGGTTTCGAGCAAAGATCAGATCCAGCCGATTTTTGTCTTCGATTTGATGAAGCGGGGCTACACGGTCTTCGCCGTGGTACACGGCAGCCAGCCGAAGTTCACGATACCAGAATGCGTGGCCGACCTGCATCGCGCAGTGCGTTACATTCGCACCAAGGCCGATGACTTTCAAATCGATCCGAATCGCATCGGCATTAGCGGCGCGTCGGCCGGTGGGCACCTGTCGTTGATGATGGGGTGCGCCGGAGAGACCGGCAATCCGAAGGCGAAGGATCCCGTCGATCGCGCGTCGAGCCGGGTGCAAGCCGTGGCCTGCTTCTTCCCGCCAACGGATTTCTTGAACTATGGCAAGCTTGGAGAAAAGGTGCTGGGCATCGAGCCGAATCACCAGTTCAAAGCTCCGTTCGATTTTCACGAGCAAGAGGCAGGCACCAAGCTATTCAAGCCGGTCGACATGGAAACGCGCGAACGGATCGTCAAGGAAATCTCGCCCATCTATTACGTGACCAAGGATGATCCGCCGGTACTTATCATTCATGGTGACGCCGACGAGCTTGTGCCGCTGCAGCAGTCTGAACTGATGGTGGCAAAGCTGAAGGAGACGGGCGTGCCGGTCGAGCTAGTCGTCAAGAAAGGGGGCGGCCACGGCTGGCCCACGATCCTGGCAGACTTCGTCACGCTGGGCGAGTGGTTCGATAAGTATCTGAAGGCGCCTGTCGCGGCCGAGGCACAAGCTGCGAAGTGA